The Schizosaccharomyces pombe strain 972h- genome assembly, chromosome: I genome contains a region encoding:
- the fft1 gene encoding histone chaperone/ATP-dependent chromatin remodeller Fft1, protein MKRKDNKELICIPSSSPPSTPIREENYYLLTSSPIECSPIQQLDLSGSFKNYSTTSSRANGKKFGQLAMQSRIFFDTTDHKKYVESSYAAYDPHDQPPERDVSLKESSNKINPSNFFDSEQITKINAVKKRFPALDSEMIIATLEKFNWRENITIHKLTFQKLLGRGNSTINKSAQKLNNQPIEKSSVDKENAKRKRYVEEGTKQGQKKKPLRVIELSDEETNEDDLLGQSPTACTTDANIDNSIPENSDKIEEVSIESSGPSEVEDEMSEYDVRVLNFLNESTLQEIVEVSGCESKVVEYFISKRPFPSLEKAEALCQRNAHAATGKRKKSDGRNVGRKLVNSTYEVLQGFDAVDSLIAKCERYGAMISNTMRSWHNLFDDKKMEQFLNTSTGSISYEYNSQQPSSIASGITLKSYQIVGLNWLCLMYKAKLSGILADEMGLGKTCQVISFLASLKEKGIQNRHLVVVPSSTLGNWLREFEKFCPSLRVESYSGTQSERINKRYYLMDTDFDVLVTTYQLASGSRDDRSFLRKQRFDISIFDEGHYLKNRMSERYKHLMNIPANFRLLITGTPLQNNLKELISLLAFMLPKVFDNNMQGLDIIYKIKTTSDGDIERAYLSQERISRAKTIMNPFILRRRKENVLSDLPPKIQHVEYCHMEETQLSLYLSVLELKNLVNANRENILMQLRKAALHQLLFRSQYNLETLSLMSKRILREDAYLDANPQYIFEDMEVMSDFELHKLADQYRHLHPFALKGKPWMDSAKVKKLCSLLKKSRPNERILIFSQFTQVLDILEYVLNTLDLEFLRLDGSTPVETRQQLIDDFHTNENYKVFLLSTKSGGFGINLTCANIVILFDCSFNPFDDMQAEDRAHRVGQTRPVHVYRLITKNTIEENIRRLANTKLTLESSLTTDSEKIQKEISGELMKSLQMDGRVDTMDGSVV, encoded by the exons ATGAAGAGAAAAgataataaagaattaatTTGCATACCAAGCTCTTCACCTCCTTCAACTCCTATACGCgaagaaaattattatttgcTTACGAGCTCTCCCATTGAATGTAGTCCTATTCAACAATTAGACCTGTCAGgaagtttcaaaaattattcaacTACCTCCTCAAGGGCTAACgggaaaaaatttgggCAGTTGGCTATGCAATCtcgtattttttttgacacAACCGATCATAAAAAGTATGTTGAGAGCAGCTACGCGGCGTACGATCCTCACGATCAGCCTCCTGAACGCGATGTGAGTTTAAAAGAATCTTCGAACAAAATAAACCCCTCAAACTTTTTTGACAGCGAACAAATTACGAAAATTAATGCTGTAAAAAAACGATTTCCAGCCTTAGATTCAGAAATGATAATTGCAACATTAGAAAAATTCAACTGGAGGGAAAACATAACTATCCATAAGCTTACGTTTCAGAAGTTGCTAGGACGAGGTAACTCGACAATCAACAAGTCAGCCCAAAAGCTGAACAACCAGCCCATTGAAAAGTCCTCGGTAGACAAGGAGAACGCAAAAAGGAAACGTTATGTAGAAGAAGGAACTAAACAAGggcaaaagaaaaagccgCTTCGTGTTATTGAACTTTCAGATGAAGAAACGAATGAAGATGACTTGTTAGGCCAATCACCTACAGCGTGTACTACAGATGCTAACATCGATAATTCTATTCCCGAAAATTCTGATAAAATAGAGGAAGTAAGCATCGAAAGTTCAGGACCTTCAGAAGTTGAGGATGAAATGTCTGAATATGATGTTCGagttttaaactttttaaatgaatctACACTTCAAGAAATAGTAGAAGTTTCCGGTTGTGAATCAAAAGTGGTggaatattttatttctaaacGACCATTTCCTTCTTTAGAAAAAGCAGAGGCACTATGCCAACGAAATGCGCACGCAGCCACAGGTAAACGAAAGAAATCAGATGGCCGCAACGTTGGAAGAAAATTAGTTAATTCAACTTATGAAGTACTTCAGGGATTCGATGCTGTTGACTCTCTGATTGCTAAATGCGAAAGGTACGGGGCTATGATATCCAATACTATGCGATCTTGGCACAATTTGTttgatgataaaaaaatggaacaGTTTCTTAATACTTCTACAGGGTCTATCAGTTACGAATACAATAGTCAACAACCATCTTCAATCGCATCTGGTAtaactttgaaaagttaTCAGATTGTTGGACTCAATTGGTTGTGTTTGATGTACAAAGCAAAATTGTCAGGGATTTTAGCTGATGAAATGGGTCTAGGAAAAACATGTCAAGTGATTTCATTTCTAGCTTCGTTAAAGGAGAAAGGTATACAAAATCGCCACTTGGTAGTTGTTCCATCTTCTACTCTCGGAAACTGGTTGCGAGAATTCGAAAAGTTTTGCCCGTCGCTTAGAGTAGAAAGCTATTCGGGAACTCAGTCGGAAAGGATCAACAAAAGGTACTACTTAATGGATACGGATTTTGATGTTCTAGTTACTACTTACCAACTTGCATCTGGAAGTCGAGACGACAGATCATTCTTAAGGAAACAGAGATTTGAT ATTTCTATATTTGATGAAGGgcattatttaaaaaatagaatgTCAGAACGATATAAACACCTGATGAATATTCCAGCGAATTTTCGGCTACTCATCACTGGGACACCgcttcaaaataatttaaaggaGTTAATT TCCCTTTTAGCCTTTATGCTACCTAAAGTATTTGACAATAATATGCAAGGCTTAGACatcatttacaaaataaaaacgacTTCAGATGGCGATATTGAGAGAGCTTATCTTTCTCAAGAAAGAATATCTCGTGCTAAAACAATTATGAAtccatttattttaagaaggagaaaagaaaatgtacTTTCAGATTTACCTCCTAAAATACAGCATGTCGAATACTGTCATATGGAGGAAACTCAACTCTCATTATACCTATCAGTTTtggaattaaaaaatttggttaaTGCTAATCGGGAAAACATTCTAATGCAATTACGAAAGGCCGCTCTTCACCAGTTGCTCTTTCGTTCTCAATATAATTTGGAAACTCTATCGTTAATgtcaaaaagaattttacgG GAGGATGCTTACCTTGATGCGAATCCgcaatatatttttgaagacaTGGAAGTCATGTCTGATTTTGAGCTGCATAAACTTGCAGATCAGTATCGACATCTGCACccttttgctttaaaaggTAAACCTTGGATGGATTCTGctaaagttaaaaaattgtgcAGCTTGCTGAAAAAGAGTCGTCCaaatgaaagaattttgatttttagtCAGTTTACCCAAGTGCTGGATATCCTTGAATACGTGCTTAATACCCTGGATCTTGAGTTTTTACGCTTAGATGGTAGTACTCCTGTAGAAACTAGGCAACAGTTAATCGATGATTTTCATACTAATGAGAATTAcaaagtttttcttttgtctACAAAATCAGGAGGATTTGGAATTAATTTAACATGTGCTAATATTgtaattctttttgattGCTCCTTCAATCCATTTGATGACATGCAGGCAGAAGACCGAGCACATAGAGTCGGACAAACGCGGCCGGTGCATGTTTACAGGCTAATTACGAAAAACACTATAGAA GAAAATATTCGGAGATTGGCTAATACTAAACTTACTCTCGAGTCTAGCTTAACCACAGAttctgaaaaaattcaaaaagaaatttctgGAGAGCTAATGAAATCTCTGCAGATGGATGGACGGGTGGATACTATGGATGGGTCCGTTGTttag
- the not1 gene encoding CCR4-Not complex subunit Not1, whose translation MKSQEQQTPETREKSSSTSESGHPISLDSKTPPPNDSKIESIVKAQILFLLSTLREDQYDTKLEQIRQLINKNAPRVYHHFLRRLIQGNSYRIFGTGKSSDGLATYKLLLDELKSLTKSWVMAKRFSDAISGSDSEVFEDFDIEAFLDHFQFSPLERTNLLIGLTTSVKPTLAKKASALLKNTFQSLLNQLSDPTQQQSIDKNDLDLLREGLFTTDYDRIPLIKVPKFDAIIEKKLANSRPLTALFGPMKASKATLKSMKEAILKKYPPGTATETDVAYLINSLVAIHDYGAWDTVLMGKAIVSSFENLNWEAMLSMFDNPKFMITGTPSLVLFFTIFTNAYKLRQTNFTLDFLWVLWRNPLPQLSIISHIILSPTSMFDIREFNVNPVVSVDSLKDYSEELVNYAKIYEKSNLNCIELVQILLRLLSEVVTYETSLFLNFLDEKVSAELLLLGTLQLPLAWNPVQESLAFQWCSDFFSNFKEHKFVFVRIERTNPQFLFAFLRSLWLKDSSSVNQVVEFIIENDFTSHIGNIQPNRFALEIAALAAARKALSFQDWLDKKMLEFEDADGLNVFLVEVLDFLMSRAALQKNESEQKEESVVLSIDTVNVLLTTLMDNVSISEEVSEHIKDVQILCLQVYPRLFSLGHDRDSIVIATNTTNSFSPDVESEVESYFQALYERRISIGKIVLTLQNFKKSENPRDLDLFACLQHSLFDEYRFFPDYPLEALALTAVLFGSLIQFELLSFVPLGVALRYVYQALLMPTDSKMFRFGMQALVQFQEKLPKYINYCNLILGIPSLQLVRPDIYDSIREMIASNENTEVEKDKLDSFSALANPASPKAPEYTFVSIHVPPLNVPNAEGEIEESVCDNILFAINNLSQLNFNEKLKDVKDNLTPAYLPWFSHYIVTQRVSREANFLSLYGKFLEELKSSDLYKIVFRDTLQAILDIMNNNAETLSPSEKTNLKNLGSWLGSITLLRNKPITTLQVSFKDLLLEGIDSGRIDRVLPFVCKVLEKASSSVIFKPPNPWLMGILKLLVELYQFADFRLNLKFEIELLLNNLNVKMDNIEPSEMYRNHLVQKADLEKELPEDVLNAEFPDGTDVITQYIVAASSQITVTDAVAQVFGKPKPAIKNITQLIIQQSVLEIISAVVRRSVGIAAITTKSLLQKDFAAESNPSRLLLAARQMAKTLAGNLAMVTCREPLQMLMINNFRTIALQDVENVHAAVAQAIDELVSQNLFVASSVIESVASETAIAEIDAEIEHMIVERVRHRKTTPNLPFVDPAGAANLHLNLPSVLKLSSELTPQQFQLYENFDRLSLSTIMSNNSFTSLNGLRTDSADSTDALNSNLNNTVENEANQTALNYARNLLIIIGQLFQLAAQMPYTSMQEVPADHELHELVNQFLTGVASINHPIADHVFLLCAQECCRILLTDSKSPFILEVFSAILEYICQASTKTAINVSLYWNFSNDLEKLNLPIILSLIRFGILTSGEVDYHVARGVRSEQGSGPVTDFAIELLRTAVGGENPMALPGNFVNSITSLYEISESFSGETKQAYEQLVETMNKSVSPASEILSDLDNKQQLNDQIIIVFVSWVHLLRNSATNDETKAAFVYQLHKQGILSEPELCIQFFRCNLEAVLVAFLEAASVNAPDYFNVDAYASLLVNVVKYTEGSTEGTVSSKSVLFRKIIALIIGVFAELHNSMAEFVHQKTFFRLFSSILSELDDAKDVLESCFVDIYSVILECFLAIQPRSFPAFTFAWLSLISHSYLLPKVLLVNNDKINDLFSEILMSFLKFLDLKDDIDKAQFKLLYNGFLRIILVLLHDFPGFLATHCYQLIPYIPLECVQLRNMVLSAFPSDLHLPDPFAQGLKVGRLPEVTRAPLISNSVSASLEKFASALDLEACFSSSKPAEVAKLLLEVYSSQDTPTKLNEWANYFMLCLIRHATRDSPAKQAPQFQSKSPECVIISTMNRSCDSKCRYFLLTAIANQLRYPSSHTYYASCCFLYLFKSSSNNPQELLIKEQMTTVLLERIICNRPHPWGLLITFTELLKNEDYNFWKHPYIKRNDEICRLFDSLHEHVMAPSSANNVSTEEATELMGQV comes from the coding sequence ATGAAGAGCCAAGAACAACAAACGCCGGAGACACGAGAGAAATCTAGTTCAACTTCTGAATCTGGGCATCCTATATCACTAGATTCTAAGACCCCTCCACCAAAcgattcaaaaattgaaagtaTTGTTAAAGCACAAATCCTTTTCTTATTGTCGACCTTACGGGAAGACCAATATGATACGAAACTTGAACAGATTCGTCAACTTATCAACAAAAATGCACCCAGAGTATACCACCATTTTCTTCGCCGTCTAATTCAAGGAAATTCATACCGTATTTTTGGTACCGGTAAATCTTCTGATGGACTAGCTACTTATAAATTACTACTAGATGAATTAAAATCTCTCACGAAGTCTTGGGTCATGGCGAAACGTTTTAGTGATGCTATTTCAGGTTCTGATTCTGAAGTATTTGAAGATTTCGATATAGAGGCATTTTTAGACCATTTCCAATTCTCCCCGTTAGAAAGGACTAACCTTTTAATTGGACTTACCACTTCTGTTAAACCTACTTTAGCAAAGAAAGCTTCTGCTTTGCTTAAAAACACATTCCAATCTCTTTTAAACCAACTATCCGATCCTACTCAGCAACAAAGTATTGATAAAAACGATTTGGATTTGCTCAGGGAAGGTTTGTTTACCACCGACTATGACAGAATACCCTTGATTAAAGTTCCAAAGTTTGATGCTataattgagaaaaagTTGGCGAATTCACGCCCTCTTACAGCTTTGTTTGGTCCGATGAAAGCTTCCAAAGCTACACTTAAGTCTATGAAAGAAGcaattcttaaaaaatatcccCCGGGAACGGCTACTGAGACTGATGTTGCTTATCTTATAAATTCACTTGTAGCTATACATGATTATGGTGCTTGGGACACTGTTTTGATGGGTAAAGCTATCGTTTCCTCTTTTGAAAACCTAAATTGGGAAGCTATGCTTTCTATGTTCGATAATCCTAAATTTATGATAACGGGTACACCTAGTCTTGTACTGTTCTTCACAATCTTTACAAATGCTTACAAGTTAAGGCAAACTAATTTTACGTTGGACTTTCTCTGGGTTCTTTGGAGAAATCCTTTACCGCAACTTTCCATCATTTCTCATATTATCCTATCCCCAACATCGATGTTTGATATAAGAGAGTTCAATGTCAATCCTGTAGTTTCTGTTGATAGCTTAAAGGATTATAGCGAAGAGCTTGTTAATTATGCGAaaatatatgaaaaaagtaatttaaattGCATTGAACTTGTCCAAATCCTTTTACGCCTGTTATCTGAGGTAGTCACCTACGAAACTTCACTgttcttgaattttttggatgAGAAAGTTTCTGCCgagcttttgcttttgggTACGCTGCAGCTCCCTTTGGCATGGAATCCTGTTCAAGAGTCATTAGCGTTTCAATGGTGTTCAgactttttttccaatttcaaAGAACATAAATTTGTCTTCGTTAGGATTGAACGAACAAACCCTCAATTTTTGTTCGCCTTTTTACGCAGTTTGTGGCTGAAGGATAGTTCATCTGTGAATCAGGTAGTAGAGTTTATTATcgaaaatgattttacaTCTCACATCGGCAACATTCAACCAAATCGATTTGCTTTAGAGATTGCTGCACTTGCAGCTGCTCGCAAAGCGTTATCGTTTCAGGATTGGCTTGACAAAAAGATGCTCGAATTTGAGGATGCAGACGGACTTAATGTTTTCTTGGTAGAggttttggattttttgatGAGTCGAGCGgcattacaaaaaaatgagtcTGAACAAAAGGAAGAGTCTGTTGTTCTTTCCATCGATACGGTTAATGTTCTATTGACAACGTTGATGGACAACGTTAGTATTTCGGAGGAAGTCAGTGAACATATAAAAGATGTCCAAATTTTGTGTCTTCAAGTTTATCCGCGTCTCTTCAGTTTGGGTCATGATCGGGATAGCATTGTTATTGCTACTAACACGactaattctttttcaccGGATGTAGAATCGGAGGTAGAATCGTACTTTCAAGCTCTGTATGAACGACGCATATCAATTGGGAAGATTGTTTTGAcgcttcaaaattttaaaaaatcggAAAACCCGCGTGACCTTGATTTGTTTGCATGTTTACAGCATAGTCTTTTTGATGAATACAGGTTTTTCCCTGACTATCCTTTGGAAGCGTTAGCTTTGACAGCAGTCTTGTTTGGAAGTTTGATTCAATTTGAGCTTCTATCTTTTGTTCCCTTAGGTGTTGCTTTGCGTTACGTTTATCAGGCGCTGCTTATGCCCACCGACTCCAAAATGTTTAGATTTGGTATGCAAGCCTTGGTTCAGTTTCAAGAAAAGCTACcaaaatatattaactACTGTAATCTTATATTGGGTATACCTTCTCTTCAGCTAGTGCGCCCTGATATATATGACTCTATCAGAGAAATGATTGCGTCTAATGAAAATACTGAAgttgaaaaagataaacTCGATAGTTTTTCTGCTCTCGCTAATCCTGCAAGTCCAAAAGCGCCTGAGTATACATTCGTTTCTATCCATGTTCCTCCTTTAAATGTGCCAAATGCTGAAGGTGAAATTGAAGAGAGCGTTTGTGATAACATCTTATTTGCAATTAACAATCTTTCTCAGcttaattttaatgaaaagttaaaaGACGTTAAGGATAATTTGACTCCCGCATATTTGCCTTGGTTTTCGCATTATATTGTTACACAACGTGTTAGTCGTGAAGCCAATTTCTTGTCTCTGTATGGAAAGTTTTTAGAGGAGTTAAAATCAAGTGATCTCtacaaaattgtttttcgGGATACTCTTCAAGCAATATTGGATATAATGAACAATAACGCAGAGACATTATCACCTTCAGAGAAAACAAACCTTAAGAACCTAGGTTCGTGGTTAGGAAGTATTACTCTATTGCGCAACAAGCCAATTACAACCCTTcaagtttcttttaaagatttactACTTGAAGGGATTGATAGTGGTCGAATTGATAGAGTTTTACCATTTGTGTGCAAAGTGCTTGAGAAAGCTTCTTCATCTGTCATATTTAAACCTCCTAACCCTTGGTTGATGGGAATTTTGAAGTTACTGGTTGAGTTGTATCAGTTTGCTGATTTTAGGCTTAacttaaaatttgaaattgagTTATTACTTAATAACTTGAATGTCAAGATGGACAACATTGAACCTTCTGAAATGTATCGTAACCATCTTGTCCAAAAAGCCGATTTAGAAAAGGAGCTTCCTGAGGACGTACTTAACGCTGAGTTCCCTGATGGCACCGATGTTATAACCCAATATATAGTAGCTGCATCTTCGCAAATAACAGTAACGGATGCGGTAGCTCAGGTGTTTGGAAAACCCAAACCTgctataaaaaatattactcAATTAATAATTCAGCAATCTGttttagaaataatttCAGCAGTAGTGCGACGATCTGTTGGGATTGCAGCTATTACTACCAAGAGCCTTTTACAGAAGGATTTTGCAGCTGAATCAAATCCTTCCCGACTTTTATTAGCCGCTAGACAAATGGCTAAAACCCTTGCCGGAAATTTAGCAATGGTTACTTGTCGTGAACCTTTACAAATGCTTATGATCAATAATTTTAGGACGATAGCTTTACAGGACGTTGAAAACGTTCATGCTGCTGTGGCACAAGCAATTGATGAGCTTGTTAGTCAAAACTTGTTCGTCGCTAGCTCTGTAATAGAGAGTGTGGCATCGGAGACGGCTATTGCTGAAATTGACGCGGAAATTGAGCACATGATAGTGGAGCGTGTTCGACACCGTAAGACAACACCAAATCTTCCATTTGTTGATCCAGCTGGAGCGGCTAATTTACACTTGAACCTTCCTAGCGTATTGAAATTATCGTCGGAGCTTACGCCTcaacaatttcaattatatgaaaattttgaccGCTTGAGCCTATCTACCATAATGAGTAACAATTCTTTTACCAGTCTTAATGGATTACGTACCGACAGTGCCGACAGTACGGACGCTTTGAACTCCAATCTTAATAATACAGTCGAGAATGAAGCTAATCAGACAGCATTGAACTACGCTAGAAATTTGCTCATAATTATTGGGCAGTTATTTCAGCTGGCTGCCCAAATGCCTTATACCAGTATGCAGGAGGTTCCAGCTGATCATGAATTACATGAACTCgttaatcaatttttaactGGCGTTGCCTCTATTAATCATCCCATTGCAGATCACGTATTTTTGTTATGCGCTCAAGAATGTTGTCGCATACTTCTCACCGACAGTAAATCACCTTTCATTTTGGAAGTGTTTTCTGCAATTTTAGAGTATATTTGTCAAGCATCCACAAAAACTGCGATAAATGTCTCTTTGTATTGGAACTTCTCTAATGATCTTGAAAAGCTTAATCTTCCTATTATTTTGAGTTTAATTAGATTTGGAATTCTCACGTCTGGTGAAGTTGATTATCACGTAGCTAGAGGTGTCCGGTCTGAACAAGGATCTGGTCCTGTTACCGATTTTGCAATAGAGTTATTGAGGACAGCGGTAGGTGGTGAGAATCCAATGGCTTTACCTGGTAATTTTGTGAATTCTATCACTTCACTCTACGAGATTAGTGAATCTTTCTCTGGTGAGACGAAACAGGCCTATGAGCAACTTGTTGAAACAATGAACAAGAGTGTATCACCTGCATCTGAAATTTTGTCTGATCTCGATAATAAACAACAACTTAACGATCAAATTATAATCGTTTTTGTCTCTTGGGTTCATCTGTTGCGCAATTCGGCAACCAACGATGAAACTAAAGCTGCATTTGTATACCAATTGCATAAACAAGGAATTCTGTCAGAGCCTGAGTTATGTATTCAGTTTTTCAGATGTAATTTAGAGGCAGTTTTAGTTGCCTTTTTGGAAGCAGCTTCCGTTAATGCCCCCGATTATTTTAATGTTGACGCTTATGCCTCTCTATTGGTAAACGTTGTTAAGTACACTGAAGGTAGTACTGAAGGAACGGTATCTTCAAAAAGCGTGCTTTTTAGAAAGATCATTGCTTTGATAATCGGTGTGTTTGCCGAATTGCATAATTCCATGGCTGAATTTGTCCatcaaaaaacatttttcaGATTGTTCTCTAGTATACTCTCCGAGCTTGATGATGCTAAGGATGTATTGGAGTCCTGCTTCGTCGATATCTATAGTGTTATTTTAGAATGCTTCCTTGCTATTCAGCCACGCTCTTTCCCAGCGTTTACATTTGCCTGGCTTAGCCTTATTTCACATTCATACTTACTACCGAAGGTTCTTCTTGTcaataatgataaaattaatgatttatttagtGAGATCCTGATgtcctttttaaaatttttagatttgAAGGATGATATTGATAAAGCCCAATTTAAACTTCTTTATAATGGCTTCTTGAGGATCATACTTGTTCTTCTTCATGATTTCCCTGGCTTTTTGGCTACCCATTGTTACCAATTGATACCTTATATTCCATTAGAATGCGTGCAACTTCGTAATATGGTATTGAGCGCGTTTCCTAGTGATCTTCATCTTCCTGATCCATTTGCTCAAGGTTTGAAGGTAGGCAGATTACCTGAGGTAACCCGCGCAccattaatttcaaattcagTTTCTGCTTCACTTGAGAAATTTGCGTCAGCGTTGGATTTAGAAGCTTGtttctcttcttccaaACCAGCGGAAGTTGCCAAGCTATTGTTAGAAGTGTACTCAAGTCAAGATACCCCTACTAAATTAAACGAATGGGCAAACTATTTTATGCTTTGTTTAATACGCCACGCTACTCGTGATTCCCCTGCCAAGCAAGCCCCACAATTTCAATCAAAATCTCCTGAATGTGTAATTATTAGTACTATGAATCGCAGTTGCGATTCAAAGTGCCGCTATTTCTTGTTAACTGCGATTGCTAATCAGCTGCGTTACCCTAGCAGCCATACTTACTATGCTAGCTGTTGTTTCTTGTACCTTTTCAAGAGTTCTTCTAACAACCCTCAAGAATTGCTTATCAAAGAACAGATGACAACTGTACTTTTGGAACGCATAATTTGCAATCGACCACATCCTTGGGGCCTTTTAATTACATTTActgaattattaaaaaatgaagactATAACTTTTGGAAACACCCTTATATAAAGCGAAACGATGAAATCTGTCGTTTGTTTGATAGTCTCCATGAACATGTCATGGCACCCTCCTCAGCTAATAATGTCTCTACCGAAGAGGCTACAGAACTGATGGGTCAAGTTTAA
- the erg2 gene encoding C-8 sterol isomerase Erg2 has product MKLTKFLTVFIPFIAGLIYYIQKYHLRSFYQFDPAKLQELSKQSIALYANDTKALLYDLSDRLVAEYGDLITPVNQDEWVHNNAGGAMGTMFILHASFSEYLIFFGTPIGTEGHSGVHMADDYFTILRGRQLAASANDLEARVYLPGDQHVHPWGHTAQYSMPSGEPCFALELAQGWIVSMLPFGFMDGLFSTIDFGTLYKTVYFTAGRMLKSVLMGKF; this is encoded by the coding sequence atgaaattgacAAAGTTTTTAACTGTGTTCATTCCTTTTATTGCTGGATTGATTTattatatacaaaaatatcATCTTCGTTCCTTCTATCAATTTGATCCAGCAAAGTTGCAGGAGCTATCTAAGCAGTCTATTGCTTTATACGCAAATGATACCAAAGCTCTTCTTTACGACTTGAGCGACAGACTCGTTGCTGAATACGGAGACTTAATTACTCCTGTGAATCAAGATGAATGGGTTCACAACAATGCTGGTGGTGCTATGGGTACAATGTTTATCTTGCATGCTTCCTTTTCTGAGTACTTGATTTTCTTTGGCACGCCTATCGGCACCGAGGGACATTCTGGTGTTCATATGGCTGACGATTATTTCACTATTTTACGTGGCCGTCAACTTGCTGCTTCTGCTAATGACCTTGAGGCTCGTGTTTATCTTCCTGGTGACCAACATGTTCATCCTTGGGGTCACACTGCTCAGTATAGCATGCCGTCTGGTGAACCTTGTTTTGCTCTTGAACTAGCTCAAGGATGGATTGTATCAATGCTTCCCTTTGGATTTATGGATGGTTTATTCTCCACCATTGATTTCGGAACTTTATACAAAACCGTTTATTTCACTGCGGGAAGGATGTTGAAAAGTGTTTTAATGGGAAAATTCTAA